In Spirosoma pollinicola, the genomic window ATCACCGGTTGATGGGTAGGCGTACTTGCCATCAAGGCTAAACGTAATCCAGCCTGGCATATCTTTCAGCAGAATCGAGGTTTTTTGAACGGGTGGCATTACGGTATTATCAAATACATGCAACCGGTTATTGGCACCATCGCATACCCATAGTTCTTTTTCATCGGGCGTCAGCCCTATCCCGTGACTAGGGCAGTTGTGTCGTTTCACTTCGCCAATGTTGAAGCCCTCTACCACCACACGATGCAGGAATTTTCCCGTAACAAGGTCACCAACTTCAAAACCAAGTAAGCCATTGACATTTACATAAACGAGCGTCTGTGCGCCGTTGATCGTAAACGGGCGGATATCGGCCCCAAACGGCCCGACCTGTTTGGTTACCGAGTGCGTTTTGGTATCGGCCACATTTAGCATCGTCGACTTCAGACCCGCCAAATAAACGAAGTTCCCATCCGGCCCGTAAATAGTGTTGTGCGCCCCCGAGTTGGTAACGATTTTTTTAAGTACATCGCCCGTTTTGGCATCTACAACCGTCCAGAATTCCTTTTCCAGCGACGGCATGTAGATAATTTTACCATCGGGCGAGATCGAAATCCGGTCTACGCCCCCGTCGTACTGCCTCTCCCACAAAAGCTTTTCTGTAGTGAGATCAATGCACTGAAGCGCTTCGAGCGTGCTGATATATAAACAGTTGGTTGCCAGACTCACATCAACACCTTTAACATTCGAGGGTTTTCCATTCTTGCTAAGACCAGCGGTTTTGATGAACTTAACAAACCGATGGTTATTATCGATGTCAAATACCTGAATACCATGCCCCCCATAACCCAGGTAATTCCGAACACCGGGCGTGACAACATATAAATAGCGTTGAACTTTGGGCGCAGGCTTCCCGAAACCAGACTCATTAGAATCAGAAAACGAAATCCAGCCCGTTGTCGATACGAGGAACACCCCACAAATCAGTGCGAGTACAATGCTTTTTTTCATGTCGGGAGGTGGTTTAAAAAAGGCCAACAAAAGCCAGTTAAAATTGGCGTTTATTGGCCCATCATTCAGGAACTACGATTTGGCTTATTGTCTTTATTTCACCGCTTCTGTCAATGCCTTCTGCATCTGCTCGGCTACGAGTATGTTGCCCGCTTCGTTCAGGTGAACGCGGTCGGTGGTCAGGATGCCCTTCTCTTTATTTTCGGGATTGTTCTTCATATTGTACTCCAGAAACGCTTTCCGCAGGTCGATCAGGGGAATGTTCTGCCGTTTGGCGAGGTCGCGAATCAGCTGGCTATACTGGTTGAGGTCGCCATCCTGCTGATTACTGAAATCCGTTTTCTCGCCAATAGCCGCCGGGGTACATAACATCACGCGGGCATTGGCCGCCTTGAGTTTTTTAACCAACGCTTCGTAGAACTTCACGAATTTGTCGGGATCGGTGCCAGTGCCAAATGAAGCTTTGTGCCACACATCGTTCACGCCCACCCACACAATTACCACATCGGGTTGTTTGGCTAGCACGTCATCGTCCATACGCAGAAACAGGTCATAGATTTTATTGCCGCCAATGCCTGCGCCAATCAACTCGAACTGGTCTGAAGGAAGCATTTTTTTCAAACGGTCGATATAGCCACCGGGACCAACACCAGCCTGGGTGATGGAATCCCCAAAGAAAACGACACGGGTAGGTTTAGCTGCACTCATGGCGAGCAAACCAACAGTTAACAGGAAAAGCAGAGATCGGATAATTGTTGTCATACTCCCTAAAGTAGCCAGGTAGTGTCCATTACTCATGTTTAACTGGGTTTTAGAAAAGAAGTAAACTAATGGTTACGTGCTTGTACAGTGTCGACCGATGACTCATACCGTATAGTACCGAGTCATTAGGAACTCATGATTTACGACACATGAACAGGTTACCAAATTTGATCAGGCTTTTGCCAGAATACCAACACTACGCAAAATAAAACGCTCCATAAAATTCACTGCTTCATACCTGATAAATAACCTAAAATAATTACTACCAATTGAAAAATTTGTAATTACGACCAGAGCAAACGGAAAAGTTCAGTTTAATCTAAAAGCAGGCAATGGCCAGACAATGCTGGGTAGCGAAGGCTATTCATTCAAGTCAAGTTGCAAAACGACACCAAATCGGTTTGGAAAATTTGCAGGACGACGCAAAATCTGATCATAAAACATCGTCAAATGGTAAGCCTTATTTTAACCTAAATGCCGGAAAAGGGCAAGCTATTAGCTCGAGCGAAATGTACATAAGCGAAGCATCGAGAGATAACGGTATTGACTCTGTAAACTGGCTAAAGTAGTCATCTTCGCCTGTTCTTAGTTCTTTTGTTTTTCAGGCGGAGGTATATAATCCGGGTTCAAAATCGGGTGTAATAATGAACAGGACAGAAAAAAGGGTGGCTATGTCTATGAACAGGCTAAGTTCTAAAGATCAACTCAACGTTTCTTTTTTATCAAACTGATCTATATATTCTTTGGCATTCTAAATAAATTTTGAAATAATTAGCAAGTGGTCCACTCAAGTATACATTTATTATTTCTTTACAGTCTAATTCGAATTACTTAATTGTAATTACTTAACTATAAGTACTTAATATTTTACTCATTACACTGTAATAATTACTCCCCTGTAAATTGTTTTATTGGACAGCATTAAAACTAAAATAATTAAACAATTCAAGAAAAATATGAATTTTCCATTTCAAAATATTATTTCGCAATTAGCAATAAGTGCAGAATAACCAGTTGACTTATTCACCTATCGCAAATAATTTTTTATACATTTTCTCCTTTGTAGTTTTATAGAAAGAAACGAGTTTTCTTAACCTAACACAAACAACTTATGAGAAAATTTATATGCATGAGCATGCTCTTGATTTGCGCACTCAGCATAACTGCCTGGGCGCAGGATCGACGGATTATCGGTAAGGTTACCTCAGCCGAAGATGGATCTTCCTTACCAGGGGTTTCGGTGGTTTTAAAAGGAACCTCAAAGGGTACGACCACCGATGCCGGTGGTATTTTTGACATCTCAGTTCCATCTGCCAAAGGAATTACGCTGGTGTTCAGTTTTGTGGGCGTTGCAACACAGGAAGTACCTGTTGGCAATCAATCGGAAGTGAACGTGAGTTTAGTATCCGATTCGCGCTTACTTACCGAAGTCGTAGTAACAGGTAGCGGGGTAGCAACCAGCAAGGCCAAGCTGGGTATTGCCGTAGAAAGTGTCTCAGCCAAGGATTTACCGCAAACGCCAACGGCTTCCATTGATCAGGCGCTGATCGGGAAAATTCCGGGTGCGCAAATTTCCTCTACCAGTGGTAATCCCGGCGATCCCGTCAACATTCTGCTGCGTGGTATCAACAGCGTACAGGGTGGTACCAAACCTCTGATCATGGTGGATGGTGTACAGATTGCTTCGACCGACATTAACTCGCTCGATCTTAGCAATGTAGATCGTGTAGAAGTTGTACAGGGTGCCGCTTCGGCTTCGATCTACGGGGCGCAGGGTGCAAACGGGGTAATTCAGGTGTTTACCAAAAAAGGGAAAAAGGGCCGCACGGCTGTTAATTTTTCTTCCAGCTATTCGGCTAATGAGTTTCTCAATACGGGAAATGTTCATAAAGCCGACTTGCATCCTTATTTGACTGATGCCAATAATAACATCATCGACACTCAGGGCAATATCCTCGATTATACGCAGTATGGAGCCATCGAAGGTATTTCCTATAAATATGGTGGCGCTACTCGCTACGCCATTCAGGATATTCGCAATGATGCCAACACACCCTACAGTGGCAATCTGAAATATTACGATCACTTCAAACAGGTATTTAAAACCGGTAGCACGACCAATAATAACATCAACGTGTCGGGTGCTTCGGAAAAAAGCGACTTTAACATCGCTGCCGCCAATAACCATACCAGCTCGCCAATTCTGACGAAAGAGAATGGGTACATTGATCGCAGCAACCTGTCGGCCAATATTGGTACCGAGCTATTCAAAGGGTTTACAATTCGTTCCACGACGCAATTAGTCTACACCAAAAACACACTGAAACCGGGCCTGGGCGCTGCCTATGGGCCGTTTAACGGGGGAAATGGTAACGTGGGATCTGTTTATAATTTCTTAAATACGTCGCCATTTTTCGATCTGACCCGTAAGCTGGCCGATGGTACCTACCCGGTTTATCCAACTGCTGACTTTTTGAGCGTAAATGCTGGCAACCCTTACTATCAGGCATCGTATACGGATGCAATCAATAACAAGATCGACGTTCTCCAGAATTTCAATGCCAATTACAAGATCAACAAATTTCTGGAACTGGATGCCAAATATGGTATCAACTACCGGAACGAAACGGCTCGCTGGACTTACTTCAATCAGTCTCAGAATACAAGCTCAGAATACTATCAATCCTGGACTGCCAATTATGCACCTGACAACAAGGGTGAAATCGACAACTTCCAGTATAACAATACGTTCCAGAACTTCCTGGGTACGGCCTTCATCCGGACAGATTTCCAGGATGATTTCCATATCAAGTTGCCAATTCAAACGAGCACCCAGATATCGTTTGACTACCGTAAAAACCGGTCGACGCAATATGATACCTATGGTGTAGGCTTAAGTACGGCTCCCCCCTTCAACGTGGCAGCAACGTCCTCGCAGGCCGTAGCCAATGACATCGTGACTCCGTTCATTACCTACGGCTATCTGGTGAATCAGAAAGTTGATTTCGGTGATTATGGTGGCATCACGGCTGGTTTCCGAACAGACTGGTCGTCGGCCTTTGGTGCCGGATCAACGCCGTTCACCTTCCCGCACTTCGATGGTCATATTGCGCCTTTATCGTTCTTTAAGAACAGCAGCCTCTCTAATACGCTGCCTTACTTTAAGCTGCGGGCAGCTTATGGCGAAGCGGGTATTCAGCCGGGTGCTTTTGACCGCTACCCCGTGTTGAGCCAGCGTAATTTGGGTTCAGGGCTGGTGTACACCGTTCCTACAACGACCCAGAACCCAAACCTGAAAGTGGAGGTATCGAAAGAGCTTGAAATTGGTACTGACTTCACCATCGGCGGCAATTCGAACCGGGCCTGGCTAAGTTCACTTTCGGGTTCGTTTACGTACTGGAAACGTTCGAGCGCCAACGTGATTTACACGGTGAGCGTACCGCCATCACTGGGTTCGACGGGCCAGTTGACCAACGCCATCGACATGTCGTCAAACGGGGTTCAGTTCTCGTTGAGTTTGCCAATTTACCGGTCTAAAGACCTGAAATGGGATTTCACAACCAACTTCGGCCATCAAGTGTCTAAGATTGATGCGATCTCGGGTGGGGCCGACATTATCCTGACGTCAAATGCGGGTAGCACGGCGCTGGTTCTAACGCCTGGTCAGCCAATTGGTCAGGTATATGGCTACAAAACCTTAACCAGTCTGGACTTTAAAAACCAGGAAGGTGTACCGTACATAACGGATGCCAACCGGGGCAACTACACGATGGTGGGTAACTATGTGGTCGACAAAACCACCTATCAGCCTCAGTTCACTAACGAGACTTATCCGTTAATGAACCCAAACCCGAAGTTTAACGCGTCGTTTATCAATGGTGTAAGTTTCAAAAACTTCGTGACGCTGAACTTTCAGTTCGACTGGGTTTATGGCAGTCACCTCTACAACCAGACGAAAGAATGGATGTACCGCGATGGTATCAGCGGTGATTTTAGCAAACCGGTTACCATCGATGGAAAAACGGGTGCGTACACCGCCTACTGGTCTGGTGCTTACTATGGCTTGTGGGGTAGCACACGGGGTGCGGGTAATAACGCCACCAAAGATTTCTTCGTAGAAGATGCGTCGTTCGTTCGGTTACGGAATATTTCGCTGGCGTTCGATATCGCCAAGGTGGTTAAACTGCCCTACCTGAACAAAGCACAGATCGTCTTTACGGGCCGCAACCTGATGACCTTCACGAAGTATACGGGCTATGATCCTGAAATCAGCTCTGGCACATCGAACTCCTCGTTCGACCGGGGTGTCGATCACAGTACCCTGCCAAACATCAAGTCGTATCAGGTGGGTCTGAATATTGGTTTCTAGTCACGTAAGAAAAAACTTACAACTTAATTTTACTTTAAGATGAAACTCATCAATCCAAATAAATTTCTTTCCACTGCTCTTTTTGCGACCCTCATGCTTGCCGGGGTCTCTTGTAAGGAACAACTGGATGTGGGCAACCCTAACCAACCAACAGTAACCGCCAATGTCAATACCGAAACGGGTCTGATTGCGTTTGCACAGGGGGGCGTATACATCAACGGATTCCTGAACGGCGATGGCTGGCTGGGTAATAGCTACTTTTCGTTGCCGATTGGGTATAGCGAACTGATGGCCGATAACGTGGGGGCGGATGCCTCCAACAATCAGGTGACGACCATTGGTGTTCCCGACTATATCATCCTGGACGATGGCACCAAAGTGACCAACCCGGCTCCGCAAGTAGGAATTATTCGGTCCTACAATACGCGTGCCGCTACGGGCGCGGGTAACAATGCAATTTATTATCAGTGGCTGAATATGTACGCCTTGAATAACGTCTGCAATCAGACGCTGGATCTGGTCAGTACGATTTCATTTGCGGGTGATGCAACCAGCCGGGCCAACACCATCAAAGCGTGGGCCTACTGGTGGAAAGGCTATGCGTATGCCTCTATTGGTTCCATGTACTATGCGGGCCTGATTGAAGATAAGACGGGCGTTACAAACGGTGATTATGTCACGCATGACGCGATCATCAACCAGTCGAATACTTATTTCAATCTGGCGGCTACTACCCTGACCGCAATCACCAGCGCGACGGATTATACTGAAGTGATGACGCAGCTCATCCCTTCGTTCAATCAGGTGGGCAATGGCGGTGTGCCAACGGTTGAC contains:
- a CDS encoding beta-propeller fold lactonase family protein is translated as MKKSIVLALICGVFLVSTTGWISFSDSNESGFGKPAPKVQRYLYVVTPGVRNYLGYGGHGIQVFDIDNNHRFVKFIKTAGLSKNGKPSNVKGVDVSLATNCLYISTLEALQCIDLTTEKLLWERQYDGGVDRISISPDGKIIYMPSLEKEFWTVVDAKTGDVLKKIVTNSGAHNTIYGPDGNFVYLAGLKSTMLNVADTKTHSVTKQVGPFGADIRPFTINGAQTLVYVNVNGLLGFEVGDLVTGKFLHRVVVEGFNIGEVKRHNCPSHGIGLTPDEKELWVCDGANNRLHVFDNTVMPPVQKTSILLKDMPGWITFSLDGKYAYPSTGDVIDVKTRKISTSLEDQNFNDVQSEKMVEIHFSGGKAVAAGDQFGLGQVRKAGRN
- a CDS encoding SGNH/GDSL hydrolase family protein — its product is MTTIIRSLLFLLTVGLLAMSAAKPTRVVFFGDSITQAGVGPGGYIDRLKKMLPSDQFELIGAGIGGNKIYDLFLRMDDDVLAKQPDVVIVWVGVNDVWHKASFGTGTDPDKFVKFYEALVKKLKAANARVMLCTPAAIGEKTDFSNQQDGDLNQYSQLIRDLAKRQNIPLIDLRKAFLEYNMKNNPENKEKGILTTDRVHLNEAGNILVAEQMQKALTEAVK
- a CDS encoding YegP family protein — encoded protein: MTTRANGKVQFNLKAGNGQTMLGSEGYSFKSSCKTTPNRFGKFAGRRKI
- a CDS encoding YegP family protein, with amino-acid sequence MQDDAKSDHKTSSNGKPYFNLNAGKGQAISSSEMYISEASRDNGIDSVNWLK
- a CDS encoding SusC/RagA family TonB-linked outer membrane protein, translating into MRKFICMSMLLICALSITAWAQDRRIIGKVTSAEDGSSLPGVSVVLKGTSKGTTTDAGGIFDISVPSAKGITLVFSFVGVATQEVPVGNQSEVNVSLVSDSRLLTEVVVTGSGVATSKAKLGIAVESVSAKDLPQTPTASIDQALIGKIPGAQISSTSGNPGDPVNILLRGINSVQGGTKPLIMVDGVQIASTDINSLDLSNVDRVEVVQGAASASIYGAQGANGVIQVFTKKGKKGRTAVNFSSSYSANEFLNTGNVHKADLHPYLTDANNNIIDTQGNILDYTQYGAIEGISYKYGGATRYAIQDIRNDANTPYSGNLKYYDHFKQVFKTGSTTNNNINVSGASEKSDFNIAAANNHTSSPILTKENGYIDRSNLSANIGTELFKGFTIRSTTQLVYTKNTLKPGLGAAYGPFNGGNGNVGSVYNFLNTSPFFDLTRKLADGTYPVYPTADFLSVNAGNPYYQASYTDAINNKIDVLQNFNANYKINKFLELDAKYGINYRNETARWTYFNQSQNTSSEYYQSWTANYAPDNKGEIDNFQYNNTFQNFLGTAFIRTDFQDDFHIKLPIQTSTQISFDYRKNRSTQYDTYGVGLSTAPPFNVAATSSQAVANDIVTPFITYGYLVNQKVDFGDYGGITAGFRTDWSSAFGAGSTPFTFPHFDGHIAPLSFFKNSSLSNTLPYFKLRAAYGEAGIQPGAFDRYPVLSQRNLGSGLVYTVPTTTQNPNLKVEVSKELEIGTDFTIGGNSNRAWLSSLSGSFTYWKRSSANVIYTVSVPPSLGSTGQLTNAIDMSSNGVQFSLSLPIYRSKDLKWDFTTNFGHQVSKIDAISGGADIILTSNAGSTALVLTPGQPIGQVYGYKTLTSLDFKNQEGVPYITDANRGNYTMVGNYVVDKTTYQPQFTNETYPLMNPNPKFNASFINGVSFKNFVTLNFQFDWVYGSHLYNQTKEWMYRDGISGDFSKPVTIDGKTGAYTAYWSGAYYGLWGSTRGAGNNATKDFFVEDASFVRLRNISLAFDIAKVVKLPYLNKAQIVFTGRNLMTFTKYTGYDPEISSGTSNSSFDRGVDHSTLPNIKSYQVGLNIGF